Below is a window of Nicotiana tabacum cultivar K326 chromosome 19, ASM71507v2, whole genome shotgun sequence DNA.
accatcaacaccccacacttaaaccattactcgtcctcgagcaatcaaacaaTACTTCACACAGAAATGACCTCTTTATCAAACAACTTCCCTAAcacatcatgccaagaatatttaaagcagATTAAGCATCTTACCATAACATCCTAACCTCAAGACTCaactcaaaagcaccacgcatttTTCACAACCTGGTCACTTACTCTAACAAAGAGGTCAAAGTCATTACATTTCCTTCGCAAGTCATATGCCCTCACAACaaaaatagagagtagttccacacaaaataaaattcaagaacaaataggaactcTAGATAAgcagaattcactcactctcagaatcaAAATTCATATGCCACAGAagatgtaccataggcttgcccgtggTGTAACATTCTACTAATTAAGCTCATTCAGTCAAAGATAAAGTAGGACTTtgatttggttgtaatgtaggcttcgggatgggtaggatacaatTAGGATAATATTGTCTATACCTCCCTGaatactttaatacatacaatttcaccaattcaaaccCCACACTAGTGTTGAACCAAATCCCAACCTTCACATCATATTAGCACCAAACTCTcaatttctttaagcacaaacaAAGCAAGATTTACCACTAGCAAGGAataattttctttataatataTACAACACCAAcgttttctttctatttttcttctaacttctgaatttcttttctcttattttttttcaattccctACAAGTGGCTCTCACAATTTTTTCAAAGTAGTGCAACTTTCTCCTTTTccatagttccactcaaaaatccAATCATACCTCCACTTAGCTTTTAACAagctcataaatatttcaagtgctcatgagaggcaAAAATGTTCAAATAAATGGTCAATTCAACAAACGGGCcaggcttgtagtgtggttgttaaagaaaataggattacaggctcaaggGCCTAACTAGGATACACAACAATTAGGCGGGTCACAGGCGTATAATTGGCTCAATAAAGAAACACCTACATCACTTCCTATACTAAACAAGACTGCTATTTTGCTCTGCAAACACACTgggtaagttctagacatcaagTGACATGCACATAATATCAACACAAACCTCACTCACACatcacataactcacttaggattggATTTATActgactctctagtcaaagtagCTAAGCATAGTCGAGATCAAATAAATTAAGGTACTTATCCATGAGTCTagaactgagcctaagcgtcacaactcaGGCagtcactattctcaaggcatacaCAGTAAAAAAAATTGCCTCATGTTAGCACTATGACttaagattctttattcctaccaaaaaaaaactaactacacccagttCAAAATAAAGCTCTTAAAAAAGAACCGCGACATAAAGAAAACCAAGAgaaaattattacactacctaagaaagtaaaataaaaataagacatatttttggattttcaaactctttgatttttttgtatttttctcatTCGACTTCAAATCCCTCAAGAAATCAGTTGATGAAATCCATCGCCGGGAAGAGTTGAAACTAAACAATTATAATTATTAACTATTACAGGCCGATTGAATTTAGAGTTATAATTACAGATCATATTGTCTAAGAAATcaagaaacaaatcaaacaaaTCCAATTGGCAAATAGAATACAAAATACAAGCAAATAAGAgcaccccaccccacacttaagagatTTCATTGTCCCCAATTCAAAACAGTAAAACAAGAGTGAAAAGGTGACTCcctaaggcccttggcctaatcCTCATCAACACCCTCAAAGGTGCGCAAGTACTCCTCATCATTGGAGGTAACATAGCTCATGTCCTCATCCGGTGGCAGCTATCCTGCCTCTGCCAAGCCCAACCATTGCCAAGTGATAGCAGAAAGGGGGTTATCCTGCTGCCTCTCTGCCAAGTCAGTCTCCCTTGAGTAGCGTGAAGGCACATATCAGCAAATAACAGCAGTAGTGTCTCCTCGACATGAAACAATCTCCGATCCATAGGAACAACAACAGAAGGGGGGTCTATCACAGTTGTGACATCAAAATCCCTGACAGGATGCAGAACGGGGATCATCCTATTATAATGAAACTCCTCCTCCACATGGTGCATCCGCAGCAGCCGAGTGATCATACTCGGGTAATATAGGCGGCGACCCCCAAATGGGCACACTCGAGCCATGTGCTCCAGCATGATCTTGCCAAGATCGAACTTTATCCGGGTCAAGATAGCATAAATGAGACACACCTTCACCCTTGAGACATCAGTGTCGCTCTGGGTGGGCATAATCTTGGTATTAATCAGCCATAGAAGAACCATGATGGGACGCTGGAAATTGCTCTTCTTCATGTCTTTGTGATACTCCTTAGCATCCCGCGTCCACGTGGCAAGAGAATTAGCTCCACACAGCTAGCGCCTAATATCCGGATAATTGGGCTGACACATCAACCTCTAGAACAACTTATGAGAGTGCTCCGAGAACCCCATAATCTGATTAATCACTTGTGAGGAAAAGGGGATCATCTAGCCTCTCACATGTACATCATACACTGCATCCAAACTGGCCTTAGGCTTCTAGTTGGCATAGAACTCCTTTAGCAAGTTCACATTCCCCGCATCACCGGGACGGAACAAACATTCAAAACCCAGGAATTGGATGTTGTTGTATATACAGAGTACTTCCGGGCTAGCTTCCCATCCTCGATACCAACTTCAGGGTACGGGCTCACCGCATGATTAAATGTCCTGTACTAATTTTGAGCATGAACTGGCACAACCCGAATGTCATACTTGTACCCTAGGACCACATCAACATCCGGATCAATGTGCTATATCTCCTCCTCCACTGGTCAGGGGGTGGTGCACGTCTACCTCCTCTACGACTTCTAGAAGCGACCCTAGAAGAACCAGTGTTAGCACGTTTGCTGGGACGACGAGAAATTGTACCTTTACAAGACGAACACAATTAGCCACAACACTtagaacaaaaagaaagaccAAACGAggtaccaccccacacttatgtcattAGTATGTTCACAAGTACAATGTGTATCACGGACTCAGACTACCCCATTAAAAGCACGCCACAAGTCATCAACACTCCACCCAACCACCGAACTAATATTACAATAATACAAACAACGATTATACTACACTATTGTAAAgtaaaaaatcaagaagctaatctagtatctaagaaagaaaaaaacaagaatttatacTACACTACTACACAAGTACATAACATAAATCAGACATCCCAATTAGTAACTAATAATACAATAGCATGGGGTGGTCAATCGATTAGCATTCGGGGCTAACACGCTATAATTTTACACATAAAATATGACCGCCTACCCCATACTTATCTTCTAACAACAAGTTCATTACTAAGTCACAAGAATCAACTTTGTGTTCATACTTCACCATTGAAGTCATTGTGGCATTTTTTCAAACATGTAATAGGTATTAGTGTCAATACTTTCTTCAACTTTAATTTGAGCATGAATCACTCATAATTGTATACCAAACATATCACCCAGTACAACTATAACATCACCACAATATAACAATTCCATAGGACGCACAAAATACATCCCACAAGGCCTctaattttcggccaaaaatatACCCCCACAAAGATTTATCACAAAATAACTCCAACTCCACCAAGACATACCAAAAATCATCCACAATCATAAGAACAGTGAAAACCCTACAAAATTAAGCACAATTTTCGgccaaaatatgaaaattaactaaaaataataaaaaactacCTAGGGTTAGAGATATTAACTAAACTACCTAAAATCACTACtagaaagagaagagagaaaatatGGGAGAAAATTACTTACCTTGACTATGGAATACGAGGAGAAGACTTGAAATTGGGGAAGAATTTGGGGAAAGATAAGGGAGTTTGGGGTGGGATTTGAGAGGAGTTAGAAAGGAGGTAAGGTGAAAGAATGGGGAAAAGAGGGGAAGGGGTCGagtgtttttctctttttttctaatATACAACTAAGATGTGTGCTTAGTGGtgatttttattaataataagaacaaaatataaaaatattgtcAGGAGGTCtcacaaaatgaagaaaactaaaacataaaaatacaTCAATCCTATTACTAAAGCTGAGCATTATACTCAACTTTAACAGTACATAATGAGTTATGAAGCCTTGCCTATGAGGAACTAAACTTAGCCAATTGATTGCATGATTAATGATCATCCAAAGAGTGCCCAATATGCTGGAATATTGCACAAGTGATGTTAAAATTGAGCACTGAAAATCGAAGCAAACTAGCTGCTTCAAATAGCACATGGGATTGGAATTCAAACTATGCAAAGCCAAAATGATAGCTGAACCATACACAATTATGCTTATGACCACTGTCCAGCTCCGTGCCGCCATATTGTTCTTTAGACTTTGTATCATGAATTCGTGATTGTACCTGGAAGTTATGAATAGAATCCTATTGAGCCTACCTTCCTCGAGCATAGGACACGCACAATATACCTGGAAGCTCCTCCAAAAGATACTCAAACAGCCCGCAAAATGAGCCTAAATCCTATGTCCTAAGTTTGAGTAGTGTGAGTCTCATGCGTGTTCCAAAAGCCATTGTTCTTCCATGAGCCTTGTTATAGCATGTTTGAAGAGCCTCCAGGGAGAAGAAAAATCTAAGACAATTATGCCTTTTAGTGCTTTGCTCCCCATCAGAACCAAGCTTATACACAATACATGTATTCTAGTTTGGTATATTTGTGTGAGGCTTCTTTTACTGTTTGCTTATTGCATTTTGAGCTGGTTTATGCAGTGGTTGTACCTACTAGGAATGAGCATAAAAGATGCTAATATCACCCAAATAATCTTGACCGCGACATAGAATCCAACTCCAGTAAAAGTACCTGCAAAACAAAAACATAGTTAGTTGAAAAAATCTTCATACTCTCCTCCATATGGATTTGAGTAGGAAGTTGAATGTGTATTCCTTCTCCAAGGATCACCTCATATCTTCCATCACTACACTTCACCCTCCACCTTATTACACTAAATGTCCACATCATCTTCATATCATCATATTTCCTCATCATCTATGATTTTGCCTTGGCCATTCTTGCCCTTATGTAGGGCATATGTAGTTTGTCACTATTTAGAATAGTCCTCCCTCGAATGTCCATCTCCAAAAAGTATTTCACCTGAATCATGGCATGCTGCTCAATAGATAGATTAGCAAGTTGATCAGTCAATTTATTACCCTCTCTCAGCACATGTGCAATTTGAAACACACCTCTAGCCATTGGAGATTTAATCTCCTCCACCTTATTGATAATGCTCCAAGGTGGCTCCCAAACATCATCCAAAATAATTTTCATCAATAAGGAATCTGTTTCAATCAAGCAAGGAAGAAACTGTGCATGAACTATATACCTTATTGCCTCCAGAATTGCCTGGGCTTCAGCTGGTGATGGaaaaattgttaaaagaaaatagttaaccacccatactatccattaaaaaatgggttggataatgaactttttaaaaacgggtcaaatatggataagaaccatattatccatttaaaaaatggataaccaatgggtaaccaatggataaccaatgagtttaacttttacatttgcaaagcctcaaattgggggttcctcaagtttgggagactaggaattctcccaaaataATCATATTCAAGAaatcatggataatatggttacccatattatccgctgATTAACCCATttttttatccatattaaatatgggttgggtcggataatttattctttttttcattacccgttttcaACCTGAACCATATCTGACCTGACCCGCCCGTTTGTCACTCCTAACTTCAGCTATATTATTAGTAACATCTTCAAGTTCTGCTGCCTGTGCATATATAATATCTCCAACTCCATCTCTTATGAAAAATGCATATGAAGCTCCATCATTATCACCTCTTCATGCACCATCAGGGTTACACTTAATTCATCCCACAGGAGGAAATTGCCACACTTTAGTATACTTCAACTTAGGAACATGGTGTAATAACTTGTCATTTAAATCTGGCCAGTTGGCAGTAACACATGTGAGGTTTTGCCTTCTCACTTTTAACAACATCTGTATTGATGTTGAAATTTGATAGATCAACCTATTGATGGACACATTTTTCCCATGCATACCTGAATTTCTCCTCTTCCATAGATGCCATACTATCAGACTTGGCATAGCATGATACACTGCCTTCAAACTTGTATTCACTGGCATTCTCCACCATTCATTTATAACTTGCAATAATTGTTTCCCATCTATCTTGATCCGTGCAGGAGCACCAAAGTAGTTCCATATGTATCTAGCTACTAGAGACTTCAGAAAGACATGAGGGAGTGTTTCTTCCTTAGGGTTTCTACAACACCAACATTTGGATGTTCTGAAATATCCCAACCTCAAGAAAAATCATCTAGGGGCAATTTTGCTTTCCACAGCCTCCACATAAAGAAGCAAACCTTAAATGGTAACCCCTTTACCCACATGAACTTGTATAGATGAATTTATTGCCTTTTTCTCCTTGTGTATTGCCAAGCAGATTTAATTGAGAATTGGCCTTTAGTTTCCTGTTTCCACCATGGTTTATCCTTCACATTATGGCAGGAAGGTGGTGCAATTGACTCCATAATATGATCAACTATATCATTAGGCAATAGTTCTCTTAGTAGTACTTTATTCCATGTTCCATACTCCACTACTTCATTCACATGAATAATGGATTCATCACAGCAATGCTCAGAGCCAGTAGCATGATAAAGACTACCTAGACCAGTCCAATTGTCATACCAAAAAAAGGAATTACCACTTTTTAATTGCCACCAAATTTGATGCTCCATTGGATCTCTCATTTGTAGCATTTTTCTCCTAACATGAGATCCTGCTCTCCATGGAACTAATACCTCATTGATTTTCTTACAATACTTGTTCTTCATAAAGGCTGTCTATAATGTATCCTTAGTTCTATAGTTCCACCAAAACTTTGCAAATAAAGCCTTGGATACATCATGAAGTGATCTAAAGCCACAGCTACTCTCATTCTTGGGTAAGCACAAATTATCCCATGATGCCCAATGCATTGCCCTTCCATTTCCTGAATTACTCCAGTGAAATACAACAAACATCTTGTGTATATCAACAATTACATATGCAGGTGAATTCACAGTAGACAATAGGtgaataggcatgctttcaagtacaTGTGAGATCAAAACTGCCCTCCCCCAATAGATAGTAATTTTCCCTTCCAGAATTGTAACCTTTGCTACACTTTGAATATTATATCTTTATAGAAATCCTTCTGCCTTCTGCTATAGAAGATTGGACAGCTCAAGTATGTGAAGGGGAAAAAGTGCCTTTGGAATTCAGTAATGAGATGCACAGTATTGGCTTCATCTGCAGGAGCCCCTTCATGTATATAGAATGTTGATTTCTCCTAATTAAACTTCTGTCCTGAGGCTGCTTCATACTCCTCCAATACATTCATGATCAATTGAATTTTCCCATAATATGAAGAACTAAATATAATTGTATCATTAGCATAAGAGAGGTAAATGATATTGTGACTCCATTTTGGCATCCCAAACCCTATAAAGTTAGGGTTGTCAAACAATGCATCCAAGGCTCTACCAAGCACTTCAGCAGCTAATATAAACAATTTATGGGATAAAGGATCCCCTTGATTTACACCTCTAGATGATTTTAAAAAACCATTTGCCTGCCCGTTCAATAACACTGAATACCAATTGCTTGAAACTAACTCGAATGCCATATCAATAAAAACCTCACTAGATCCCATTTGCCTCAATACCTTAGTCAAAAACAGCCATGAGACCCTATCATATGCCTTGTCCATGTCCAGTTTAATCACCACATTAGATGGCTTACCTCTCAACCTTATATCAGTCACAATCTCCTGTGTTAATAGAATGTTTCCACTATACTCATGCCTTTTACAAAGCCATCCTGATTAGGAGATATAAGATTAGGCAGCAAGTCAACTAACCTTTCATATATCACTCTTGATATGATTTTGTTTGAGAAATTTCTCAAACTAATTGTCCTCATATCTGAAAATGTAGCAACATTCTTCTTCTTAGGCAACAATACAAGATTTGTGTGTGTTATGCATTTTGGAAGCTCAGCACCACGGAAAAATTCCCTAACCATGTTTAACACATCTGCATTAATGATATCCCATGTAGTATAGTAAAAGTGTCCAGTGAATCCATCAGGACCACTTGCACTGTCCCCATTCAGACTAAACACTGCAGCCTTGACCTCCTCCATTGTTGGTTCTTCCCACGACCTATTATTCTGCTCATCATTAATCATTCTAGGAACATGATTGATTATGTCAAAATTTGTTGGTGTCCTTTCCTCAGTAAACTGAGCCTGAAAGAAGTCTACAACTTCCTTAGCCATCTCCTCTTGTGATTCAATCCAGTTTCCATTATTGTCCAGAATTCTGGACATCTGCAGTCTCTTTCTTTTACCTCTAACATGagcatgaatttttttttatatttctatcaccatcCTTGAATCACTGCATGCCTGCTTTCTACCTCTAAAATTCTTCTTCTAAGTGATAATACCTAGTGAGATCAGCCTCCACCTTGTGCAATTTTGCTCTATTTTGAGCTTTTGGATTTAGCTCAAACTCAATTTCATGTACCTTTATAATATCTTTCAAGGATTAAATTTGTTTGAATATGTCACCAAATATTTCTTTGCTCCAAGCAGCCAAAGCTTTCTTCACATTCTTCATCATGTTTTGAAACAAAATGAAGGGGTTGCCCATACAATCAGTGTGACAATTCTCCTTCACCACTTTCAGGAAAGTGTCATGATTTGTCCATAAGTTAAGGAACTTGAATGGTTTCTTAACTTGGACAATGTCAGCATTGCAATACAATAAGAGAGGAGCATGGTCAGAACCATACTTGATCAAGTGCTCAACCTCCAAAGCTGAAAATAAATCTTGAAACTGCTGATTAGCCAAGTACCTGTCAAGACTCTTAAATATACAAGCATCATACGATCTTCCATTCCACCATGTATAAAGACTTCCTTTAAAGCCTAGATCATACAATGCACAAGTGCCCACAAAATGAGCAAAGTCTTCAACTTCACTCCGATAGACTCGAAGACCACCATATTTCTCTTCTTCAGAAAGGATGACATTGAAAGCACCCCCTAAAAGCCAAGGAGATTCCATGTCTGAAGCTAaatgatacatagaatcccacaattCAATTCTCTCCACAACATTATATTTAGCATATACAAGTGTAATAATCAACTTCTTCCCTAGGCTTCTATGAAACAACTTTAGAGTCATCTGTTATTCCATATCCATAATAATGTCTACATCAATATCCTCATCAACAAAATCCCATATCTTGCCATTCATGTTTGTATAGGCAGAATGAATCCCTAAATTTCTTCTATACTCTTCAAGCTTGTTAATATCTTGCCAAGGCTCCATCAATTCAATCAAATAAAAATTGTAATTTCTCTGAAGGTTAATCAACCTATTGAAAGATTTTTGTGTGTTTATCGACCTCAAATTCCAAACTAGAGCATTATTCATAAGATTACTTGGACATAGAGATCCCAATTCTCTTTGGTTGCACCCTTACATGTACAgttttttccttttgcttccttgtaTATTTGCCAGCTGATTTCTTCTTGTCAACACTCCTGGGTGATATGTCTCCATCCCTAGCTACCTGTTAAAAATTGGCAGCCATTGATTCTTCTTCAATATCAGCACCTAAGCCTTCCTATTCACCCTTGTCATCATCTACCACCTGAAGAGCCAATAGATTTGGTTCATGATTTTTGGCAATCATCCCAGTTCCTTTTGACCCTTGTTGTTAATGTGAATGCCCTTAGCCAATATACCGCTTGTAACACTAAAAGTTTTTCTAGCTAGAATTCCGAGATCTTCTACTGCAGGAGCCACAATTTGGATTGCATTATTACTTTGCCAGTTTCAAAATTACATGGCCTTGTGATAAGGTCAATTTGATCATGTGTATTCCTTGTATCCTCCATCAACACCATAGAATATTGATCCCTACCCCCATACCTCCTGACTCGCCTTGAATTGAAGGTCATACACATCACCCAAACTAGGGTTCACTATAGCAGGAAACGCAGAAGTTACTATTCCATTGCCTTTTGACACCTTGCCTGCAACCGTTTGGTGAGGTGACCTCACTATATTGTCTATAACCCCAACTTGAACATCCATTTCTTGATCTCCACCTGAAAAATTCACCGAATCACCTCCAACCTTAGTTAATAACTGGATGGTACCACTAGGGTTTACTGTTCTATTGGCTTTCTTCTTAGCTGAAGCCTCAACTGCTGATCCACCAATGATATTAACCTCATCATGTgatcctttaatagctccaagtGATGGATTATCTTGAAATTTTCTAGCCCCTTCATAAACTTCAACCCTAATTTGTGGAACACTAGGGTTTACTATAGCATTAGGGCTCAAAGTAGATGTCAGTTGCTCCTGTGTGGTATCTCTTTCCTCCTTGCTCATGGGactaaattttatatttatattactcTCCATATTCTCTACTTCATCACTCCATAAGTCTCAACCAGACATTACTTCAATATTTGCACCATTCTCTTCAGAATCATCAAATGTTTGCGATGGAATTTTATGGCATGAGTGATTAACAGTGACATTGAGTTCTCTAAAATGTTGTGTGTTTGTACCAAATCTCCTATGAACCTATTCATATGTGgacttctttttattttcctcATCAATCCCAACTTCATTAGGATTAGGAATTTGTGTAGCCACAATTTGTGTCCTAGTCTTCTTAGGAGTAGCTTTCCTAGTAGAAGTGGGATTTGGATATGTTGCCTTCTTTGCCTCAACATTCTCCTTATTTAGAAACTTCTCCACaacttctttctttatttgtttttgtgtttCAATCTCACCATCTTCCAATAGTTCAAACTTGCTACTGGTTTGCCTGGCTTTGATTGAATTTTTCCAGTAGCACCTTCCTTCCCAGTTGTCTCCTTCTCTTTTGTTTCCGTCTTCTCTTGTGTTGTCTCAACAACAATGTTTCCAGCATCATCAATGATATAACCTCTACTATCTCGTTGGTAttagttctttctttctttgcatCCATTCATTCTTGGTTGTGTTTGTAACTGGCTTTCTTAGAACTTTACCACTTGCTAGTATTTTAGTAGAAGTTGCAGTTGTACCTACAACATCACTTTGAGTTGTGACCACCATCTCCTTGCCTTACTCTTCACCTTCTTCATTAAATCTCCTGCGCAATTCTGGGTGAATTATCTAGCATTCACTCTCATTGTGGCCTTGCTTCTTACATGTTCTACAATATTTAGGCATGTAGTCATACTTGATCTTAATCCATTTTGACTCCTCCGGACTAGTTTCATCCTTCTCTTCAATGATCTTAGTTCTTTAAGGCAAAGTAGCTAGTAAATTCACTTCAACTTTTACCTTAGCAAAACTAGGTCATTTACCATTTTGAGTTTCCAAATCAACATGTCATGGCCTACCAGCTGCATTAGCTAGAGGGAATACAAATTCCTTACCAAAATAATTAGGAGGCAGGTCAAGAAACGATATCCAGGGGATGGCAATTGGTGTTTCCTCCTCAAGTTTTCACCATGGACTCCACTTTGTACATCTCATCTGCCACATATCTCCTTGGGCCTTCAAATAAAATGCTGGCTTTTATAAAAAGTGAATGTAATCCTCCATTAACAACAATTTGATAAGAACATGAGTGTCCTCAATCAAACCAATCGAACATGGACCTTTAACTCGCATCGGATGGGGATAACTTTCCTCAACTCTTGAATCATTAGTTTTCCATAGGAAAACTTGACCAGAACTGATAGATGTAATCCTTGCCACAAAATTGATTGTTTAACTTTAGATTTCTTCTATCGTACCATGGGTTCACCATGTAAATATTCAACTGCTTCAAGTTTATGTTCGTTGCGTGCATGGGGGCATTAAATGCTTGGGGATGTAGAAGTTTTGAATAGTTAGGGATCAAACTAGGGTTTATGGATGTTTGGGTGGGCTGTTTGGGAGTGATAGACGACTGACCAACCTCCACTAGAGGCTGGCCAGTGGCCGGCGTGGCCATGGGAGAAGCTTCGCGCAAAATTGTCTCAGAATCGCCCTAAATCGCCAGAGCTTGTCTCTCTAGGCGCGCGAATGGGGGTCAGGTATTGTTTTTATAGCCAATCCACTAGGCAAggtgcctagggctagtttttatatatatatatatatatatatatatatatatatatatatatatactaaaaacAAGAATAGAGTAGCATAAGGTCTTACAAAATGTAGGGGTATAACTCATGTAAAGTACATAATCCCTATTAACCAACCTTGAGTAAGGCATACCCAACGTTAATAGTACATATGATTGCCCTAGCAAAGtagtaactactcaaaactaGCCATATGATTGCAATTACATAAGACCATGTCCTCGACAATTTTGTGATCCTTGTCCAAAATACTATCATCAACATTGCCGAGATTTGTGCACCACTGGACAGTTTCCTTTGTTGTTCCTCCCATCCTGTGAATGTTGTTATTTTAACAAATGACTCATCAATTGCACCTTACCAGACCCAATTAAAAATGGTGCGTGTGCATGTCTTCCCTAGCCATTGACCTATGACATCCACAATCTTTTCCAGCGAGAACTCACGAGGTCTTTTTTGTGTCCGTCTGTGCTCATGTACTATCACATAGTATCCTTGTATCCATGTAGCTGAACATATCCAATCCAAGGCAACAAAATTTAGTTCATTATATCTAAAATCAAGCTCAATACCTGTCAGTTTTCTAGCATGTTTTGTAGCAATGAGGAGTCCTAGTATGTCTCCATTGATCAAAGCATGTCCAAATTTGGTGAGTCTGGACATTTATATTGTGTGCATGCATTCCACTTCTTCTTGTTTCTTCCATGTTCTTGAAGTTTTATTTTGAGCAGTGATTTAGGTTTAAAAAGGACTGTAGCTTCCAGCATTACATCAAAGCATATCAATTTCTCAATTCTCCAGATGCTTCCCATACTTGTGCCTACCATTAACACCCCTTCTTAGAAATGAGCACATAGTACTAATACCACCCTAATGAAGTTGCACCAAATGATAGGGCAGGGGCACAATAATGTTTCTTGCAAAAAAGAACACATAGTTAGTGAAAATCATAACCCTCAGGATTCGAACATGAAAGTCTAATG
It encodes the following:
- the LOC142173525 gene encoding uncharacterized protein LOC142173525, whose protein sequence is MTLKLFHRSLGKKLIITLVYAKYNVVERIELWDSMYHLASDMESPWLLGGAFNVILSEEEKYGGLRVYRSEVEDFAHFVGTCALYDLGFKGSLYTWWNGRSYDACIFKSLDRYLANQQFQDLFSALEVEHLIKYGSDHAPLLLYCNADIVQVKKPFKFLNLWTNHDTFLKVVKENCHTDCMGNPFILFQNMMKNVKKALAAWSKEIFGDIFKQI